A segment of the Streptomyces sp. L2 genome:
CGTCGCGTTCGATCAGCTCGCACAGGGCGTGACAGGTCGCCTCCTCGACCGAGTTCCCCGACGCGATCCCGTTGGTGGTGCAGATGGGGAAGGGCGGTGTCTCGTGGAAGGACTGGTAGTAGCCGGCGAGGTACTGCGGCACGGCGATGTCGTCGCCGCTGATCAGCTCGGTACCCATGACCCAGGAGATCGGGAAGTGGTCACGGTAGTGCTTGAAGCGCTCGATGTTGACCGAGTCCGGACGCACCATGCGTATGCCGTCGCGGCTGAGGTCGTCCACCGAGCCGACGACGTCCGGTGTCCGCGGCTGCCAGGCGGCGAACCGCTCCACCGCCTCCATGACGGCTGAGGTCTTCGCGTCCAGATGGGAGGCCCCCTTGCCGTTGTACACGGATATCAGGTCACTCGACCTGGGAACGATCGCGTTGTAGACGGGGATCCCGATCCGGTCGAGCCCGGTGATGTCGGCCACCCGCGTGACGCCGATGCGCCGCAGGTACGGCTGGATGGTGCGCCAGGTGTCCTCCGTGGTCCTTTCGCGGTGGGGGCCGCCACCAGCGACCTTCGGCACCGAGTTCCGCAGTTTCACTGTTCCCGCCTCCCCGCCCGGCGGACCTGGAGCCCGCTCGAACCGTCTCCCCGGTACCTGTACTCGATCCGCGCCCGGGGCCCGACGGGTTCGGCGGCCCGGCCCGCCAGCCACACCGCCGTGTACCAGTGGCTGTCGGCGCCGCCCTTTCGCGGATCGGCGTCGAACTCGGTGCTCGCACCGAGCCGGGCCCGGTAGGACAGGACGACGGCGTTGGCGCCCGCCTCGACGTCCACCGGCGCCGTGACGACCTCGAAGGGCTTGACGTCGGTCGCGAGGTCGCACTCGTACACCTCGACCTCGTCCGACGCGGTCGGCCAGTCGCGGATGACTTCGGGCCGCTCGTACGTTCCGATCCACGCCCGGTCGTCCTGGTCGACCAGCGGTGCGAAGTCGATCCCGTACCAGTCGTTCCAGGCGGCCACGTCCGCCGGCTCGCCGCGGTGGGCCGACAGGTAGGGGCCGGGGACGCGGTAGAACCGTGCCGTGCTCCTGAACGACGCGGGAACCATGCGGGCGTCGTCGCGCAGATGCCGCTGACGCGCGTCGGTGAGCGTCTCCCAGATCTTCATGTCCAGCGGTTCGTTGCCCACCAGGTCCGTGGTGAGGACGCTCGCCTTCTCGGGCAGTTCGATGCGCGTCGACCAGTCCCGGATGAACTCGATGCGGCCGGCCACACCGTTGGCCTCCGCGACGGCCTCGGACAGGCCGATCATTCCCGAGGGTTCGACGGCGTAGACCTTCCTGGCGCCGGCCTGAGCGGCGGCGACGGCGAGGATGCCGGACCCCGACCCGAGGTCGAGCACGACGTCTCCCGGCCGAACTGTCTCGCGGACCGCGGCGACGAAAGCGCCCTTGCGGCGCCGGTCGTTGAGGATCCGCAGGTGCACGTAGGCGGAGTCGTACCCGCCGGCCGGCCACGGCCGCGGGCTGAACCCGGGCCGCGGCCGGGTGCCCAGGATCCCGGCGTTGACGAGACCGACGAGATCGGTCATCACGTCCCTGGTGTCCAGTTGGCCCCCCGTGCGCGAGCGCACGCGCCGCACCGCCTCGGAGACCGTCAGGGGCCTGTGCAGGACGTCGACGAGACCGACGGCGGCGTGACCGAAGGAGAGGGTCCGGCCGTCGACGTGCACCTTGCAGTTGTTGCTCGTGTCGATCTCCAGCAGGACGTCGGGGCGCCGGTACATGACCGTGTCGGGGCTGAGGCTTTCAGTCACTCGCGCTCTTCCTTTCCGCCGCGGACTTCAGGGCCACGGCGAACACTGAACGGAAATCGGCCATGCTCCCGGCCTCCCAGCGGCCGTTCGTCGCGTTCACGCCCTGGCCGGGCTCGGCGACGACGAAGCCGTCGGCCCTGAGCACGTCGAGGTTTCTGCGGACGGCGGGCTTGGCGAGCATGGCGGGGTTCATGACCGGGGCCAGGATCACCGGGCACTCGGCGGCCATCACGATCTGCGTCACGATGTTGTCGCAGATGCCGTTCGCCAGCTTTCCCAGCGTGGCAGCCGTCGCGGGGGCCACGACGACCGCGTCGCTCTCCGCCGCGATCCGGACGTGGGGGGCTCCCCCGGCGGATGCTCCCCCGGCGGGCGCTCCTCCGGCGGACCAGGAGCTCTCGTCCGTCAGCACGCTGCCGTTGACGAACGGCCGGAGACTGTTCGTGGTGACGAACTGCTGGGCGGACGGCGTGAGGGCCACGTGCAGCCGGCCCACTCCGGCGGACGAGAGCCACGCGGCCATGTGGGGCCCGGCCACGCTGGAGACCGAGCCGGAGAGGCACATCGTCAGGGTCAGGCGGGCCAGGCCCTGGGCCGCGGCGTCGTACTCAGCCATCGACGGCTCCCTTCACCGAGGGCAGAACCCCCTGGACTCGTTTGGCGAGTTTGTAGGCGGACGCCTCGTCACCGCGGAACACGGCGGACAGGGCGAGGTGGTGGGCGACGCGCTCCACCAACCAGCCCATGACCTCGTCGCCGCCGGGTGCGTCGGCGGGCGCCGGATGCGCGGCGCGGTACGCGTCGGTCAGGGCGCCGATCGCCTCGCGCAGCAGGCCCGCTCGCTCGTCCGGCGCGACCGCCACCGCCTCGGCGTAATCGCCGAGCAGGCACCCGAGGTCGGCGACGGGGTTGCCGACACCGGCTTCTTCCCAGCCGAGGACGGTGCACGGTTCCCCCGGCACGATGTCACCGGCGCCCGGGCGGCCATGCACGAGCGAACTCCGCCTGGTCCAGGACGCCCGCTCCACCGGCAGCCCGGCGGACAGGCCGGCCCGGATGACGTCCGTGTGCCGCGCGTACGCGTCGTGGTCCCCCCACGGGCGGGCCCAGGCAGGCCCCGGCAGTCCGGGGACGTCCCCGGTCCCGGCGCGCGTCTGGTGGAGGCGTGCCAGCGCCCGGCCCAGTCGCGCCGACATCGCGGTCAGCGTCGGCATCCCGGGCATCTCGTTTCCGAACAGGACGTCGAACAGCAGCCCGGACCTGGGCAGGCCGCCCCACAGGGACAGGTCGAAGCTCCTCGAGGGCAGCCGGACGTCGACACCCAGCGGGGGAAGGATCCGCGCCAGCCGGTCGATGCCGGCGCGGGAGGCGGCCGGCGCGGCAGACGTACGCAGATGCATCCACTGGTACTCCGCCGGCTGCCTGCCGAGGTCCTTCAAGCAGGCCCTGAAACCGTCGGCCCCGGGCAGCGTGCGCACCACGTACACCTGGTCCCGGTGCCACCGGAGGGCCGTGGTGTCCGGTACGGCCGTCACGGCGCGCCGCCCGGACGGTGCGACGGCGACGGCGACGGCGACGGGCCGATGCCCGACGCCTCGAACTGCTCACTCACGGCCGCGTACCAGTCGGCGAACGTCCGTGCGCCCCGCTCACCCGCCTCGATCACCCCGAGGCTCGTGGCACGCGCGCACGCCTGGCCGTAGGACAGGCTGGGGTCCTGATGCCGTGACTCCACGGCCGTCGACCAACCGGGCAGGACCTGTTCGGCGAACAGCGGCATCGTGTACGACGCGTCCACCAGCCCGCTCTCCACCACATCGCGCACGACCGGCTCCACCAGGGGTGCGCTGGGCTCCTCCGAGTAGAGGATGAAGGCGTCCCTCCGGCGCAGGCTCATGGCGTTGTTGGCGACCTTGATGTGGTGACGCACCCGCGCCTGGTTCAGCTTCGCCGACAGGGTGCGGATGGCGCGGGCGGCGCTGCCCACATCGTGAAGCGACAGGTAGTGCCTGACGAAGACGTGGTCCGGCCGGCCGCTGCCGAGTTCACCGTGCAGCACCAGCCAGCCGGACAACGTGTAGCGCTGGGTCGCGGGCATGCGCAGTGCGACCTGCCCGTCGCCGTCTGCCTGGTCGCCGTCGACCTCCTGGGGGCGGCACAGGAGGTGGACGCCGGAGCGGGTGGCGCGGATCACCGCGCCGCGGTCGACGACCGTCCAGCCCCGCGACAGGGTCCACCTGCTGGCGTGGGCCGCCTCCATCCGGGCCACCGCCTCAGGTTCCTCCCACCCGTGGATCGGGGTGGTCGCCCTGCTCCCGTCGACCAGCAGCCTGGACGCCCGTTCGTCGCCGGCGTGGTAGCAGAGGTAGATCAGGCGCCAGAGGTGGCTCAGCAGAGGAGCGCCCTTCGCCTCCATGTCGGGCGATTCACGCAACCGGCCGAGCCTGGAATGGACAATGGTCCCGTCGTCGATCCGGACCTCGTCGTAGATGAGGCGTAACCGGTCGCGGAAGGCGCCGTGGCCCGCGTCCGTCACCATGCGACCCCTTTCGAGCGTGCCGGGTCGCGCAGGATCGCCGACCCGAGGATGAGCTGCAGGCGTCCCGCCCGCCCGAGGGTGCCCTGGTGCTCCAGTCTGCTGAGCGTTGTGCGGATCAACTGCGTGCCGCAGTGCCGGACCGAGCGGAGCACCGACTCCTCGTCCATGGGCGACCGCCCCTGGTAGGCGGCGAGGAAGATCCTGTTCCAGGCGCCCGCGGTCCGGATGTCGCCGTGCACCGCGAGGTCCGTGGCAAGGCTTTCGGCCAGGACAGTGCCGACGTCGGCCGCCGCGTCACCCGCGCCGGCGAGCTCCCAGTCCACGAAGGTCGCGCCGTCCGCTGTCGCACAACCGTTCTCCGCGACGAGGATGTTCGGTGCCCGCAGGTCCCCGTGCACGAGGACGGGCTCGAACCGCTCCTCCCTGAGTCGCCCCAGCTCCGCCGAGACCGACTGGACGCATGCGACGAACTCGTCGAAGTCGACGCCGACGCCGCTGCTGAGCTCACTCGGTGTCAGGTCGGCCAGGTCATCGAGCGGAAACGGCCGCACCCTGCCCTCCGCCGCCAGCGGACCGACATCGATCCGCGCCGCGTGCACCGTAGCCAGCGCGCCTCCCACCAGACTCGACGCCGTCGCGGCGGATCGGGCGTCCGCTGCGCGCAACACCACGTCCAGGGACGCCGAGTGGCCCGCCTCCGTCGTGGCGAGCACATGCCTGACCGGGTCCCAGAACAGCAACTCGGGTGCCGGAACCGGGACTCCGGACTTCCGGGCGTCCCCGAGCAGGCCGAGAACGACCGCTTCGTTCTCGTAGCCGAATCCACCGGGCCCCAGCGCCTTGACGAAGAGGCGCATGCCGGTGTCGGTCTCGACGATCGCGGAGACGCCGCGGCTCACGCAGGGCGTGCAGGAGACGACGGACGAGCCGTGGGAGCCGCCCCCCAGGCCGGCCACGGCGAGAGCGGCCGCCTCATGAATGTCCGTCGTCGCGCGTGGGACGGACGGCTCCGAGATCCGCTCGAATCCCGGCAGGACCATGCCGTGCATGCGACGCCGCAGCAGGTGCTCCACGGGATACGGGGGCGGGTACGGCATCGCTGATATCTCCAATTCACGGTTGGCGACGGGAGTTTTCCGGCGCACGACGTCGCGACAGGACAGCGCGCAGGACGACGGGCTTCACCGGCCTGGGATGGGGGCACCGTCAGGCCAGCTCTACCGGATAATCGTTGCGAAGGATCGCCTGGTGCAGGCGGGCAACCAGCGGTGACGGCTCGGTGCCGAAAGAATGCGAGAGGGCGGATCTGAGCTGCCGGTAAAGGTCCAGGGCATCCTGTGTACGGCCGCTGTTGTGCAAGCATGCCATCAGCCGTGCGTACAGCCCTTGATGCCAGGGAAAGCGTGACAGGCTGTCCCGGATGCGTTCGATGACAATCGCGGAACGCCCACATCGAATGTTCGCGTCGATCCACTCCGTCAGCGTTTCGATATGCCGCTCGACGGCTTTCAGCCGGAATTCATCGGCGAACGGCGCCCGAATGTCCGGCATGGGATCGTCCCGCCACAGGTCGATCGCGCGCCGAAGGGCTTCGATTGCCGCGGCGTCCCTGCCGACCGACCGCGCGTCAGCGGCGATCGCCCGGTAGGCGTCCATGACCAGGAGGTCTGTCGTGACCGTGCTCGTCGACAGCGCATACCCCTGGCGGGCGGTCAGCACGAACTCGCCCGGTCCGGCCTGCCGCAACTGCCGGCGCAGCCCGGAGATCGTCACCTGAACCGAGTTGACGGCGGTCAGGGGCGGGTCGTCTCCCCAGATCCCGTGAATGAGCCGGTCCCTGGTGAGGGACTGGCCGAGGCAACTGGCCAGCATGGCCAGAACAGTTGCCTGGCGCGGGGTCATCTCTATCTGGCCGCCCTCTGCGTCGAGGGTGAGCACGGACCCCAGGAGATAAACCCGAACGGGAGGCAGGACATTCGGCCCCCCAGTGGTCCCCGGTATCGCCGGTATCCCGCCCACGGGAACGGAGTGCTTTCTGGTCACATCGGGAACTGACTGTGGGCTTTTTCGCCGATGTGGCTGAATATTTTCGCCCTCACCGTCCAGCAGAGGGCCGAAACGGGCGCCTTGCAGGCGCCGGTTCACCACTCGCTCCATAACGAATCCATTAGCGGCATCTCCCCCGAGTTCGAACCGAACTGCAAGTCGCAGCGCGAGCTCTGTGTGCCAACTGTCGTGACCGTATCAAGGCGACTGGGTTGTTGCCAGCAGATCACGCGTTAAATTCGTAAGAGAGAGCCAGACTGTATGGATTCGGCCAGCGATTGTCCCGCATCGTTTCCCGGGCGTTCCCGGGCTGCCCTCGGACGCCGCAACCCGCGTTTCCACGCCGGACGAAGGCCCCCGACACGGTCGGCGCCGAACGAGGACGGACCCGTGCCGCGGCAGCACGGACGGACGCCGGGCCACCCGGCTCCCACCGGATGCCCAGCGCCCACGCCCGGCGGCTGTCAGCAGTGGAGAGCGACCGACGCGGCGGCGGCCATGACACTCCCCTGTGCCTCCTCGTCCGGAGAGATGCCGGACTTCTCCTCAAGGAAGGTCTGCAGCTCGGCCGCGTCCAGACCGGCGAGGGCCGCGACGGTGGAGCTCGCCTCCGCGGCGCCGTCCATCTCCTGCACCTTCGCCACGAGGTCCTCGAACGCCTGAACGTCGGTGATCTGGGTCTTCTCGGTCACGACTCGTTCCCTTCACGCTTCGACCCTCGGGACCTCCGAGACGTCGCTCCCCGACGTTAGGCGAGCACTCCCACGGTCTACTGATCGAACCCTTATCGCATGCTTATCGCCCCGCCGAGGCGGCGACGGAAGCCCCCGGCCCTGCACACAAAAACCCCAAGCCATGCAGCTGACCTGGGGTTTCAGTGGAGACGCCTTCGGGATTCGAACCCGAGACCTACGCATTACAAGGGCTGCCGCGATCGGGGTGGGTGGTTCCGACCCGTGCCACGCGGTGCTGTTCCCGCAGATCAGCGCCGCGCGGCACGTCGTCGCGTCCGGCCCGGGACGGCTTGTGCCACACCATCCGCTCACGCATCGCGCACGCAGACTGACCCGCGCACCGCAGCCGTTCGGTTGCACCACGATGGAATCCGCCGCTTTATCCGCGTTTGTCGGCCGATGCGCGAAGTTCGCCTATTCCCTCTGCATCCGTGTCCTTCACGGATCCGGAGAGGCGATGAACGACCACCCAGCGGCCGTCGGGCAACGCTCCGGCGAAGACCCTGGATTTGCGGGTGGCACCGTTGTGGTAGGTCAGCGGCAGCTCTCCGACCCGGCGCCAGGTGAGCGCCGGCTCACCGAGAGTCCTGTCGACGACGAGTCCGGTGAGCAGGCGGGCGGCTGTACGCGTGCTGGCCCACATACCGCCAGCGGGCAGGATGGCCCCGGTCAAGTCCCATGGCTTCGAGGGGCGGCCGAACCAACTCGATGCCAGCAGACGCTGGTCCGCGGGCGGTCTCGCGGCCACCGCCGCCGCAGGCAGTCCGAGAGGCACGAGCACGTGATCGCCGACCAGTGCCTCGTAGTCCTGGCCGGCAGCCGACATGAGAGCGGCGCCGAGCACGGCGTACCCGAAGTTGGAATACTCCTCGCGCTCGCCAGGGCTCGCGGTGACCAAACCATCGAGCCGACCCACGGACTGTTCGAGCTTAGCCTGCGTGAAGTCCCTGTACGGGTTGAACAGACCTGTGTCAGGAGGCAGTCGCGGGAGGCCGGAGGTGTGGTCGGCGAGGTGCCGAAGAGTGACACCCGTACCGGCCGGCGCGCTCAGCCACCGTTCGACCGGGTCATCGAGGGAGACAACGCGCTTCTCGGCAAGCACGGCAAGCACGGTTCCGGTCAGGACCTTGGTGAAAGACCCCAGCTCCACGTACGCGTCGGGATCATGCCCGCCGGTCACACGGGGAGCATCGAGGTGACTGCCGATGACGCAGGTGGAAGGGCGTCGCACGGAGAGCCTTTCAGTCGGCGGAAGCGGCCGCTACCGGTTCGCGGTTCTGTGGCGCGGTGCTTCCGGTTCCGTCCACCGCTGCTTTCTCCTTGCCGCGTGCACTCAGCTTTCGCGCCGCCTGCAGTGCGCGGGACAGTTCCGGCGACAGGAAGACAAGGTCACACGCGATCATCGTCAATGCGAATCCGGTGAGCCCCATGAACAAGCCGATGGAGACATGGAAACCGATGGATGCGGCGGCCGCCCACGGACGCAGGGACCGTACCAGGACTCCCATGGGAAAGTAGACGAGAAAGAGGACTGTTGCGTAGGTGCCGAGGTACACCAACAGGTCGTTGTTGTACACAAATTGCGAGACGCCGGGGAGTTCGAATTCCGGTACCCGCATGATGTAGAAGAGCGCGGTTCCGTCCTGCCACGCCTGCCCCTGCACTTTGTAGAGCCCGCTAACCATGTAGACCAGGCACATCTGCACGGCGATCGCGGTGACACCCAGGTTGTGCAGTGGGACACCGGCAGCTCGCAGGGCCTTGGGTACGCGCTGTAGCACCCGTTGCCCCAGCGGAGAGCGCAAGGAGAAATGATCGTAGCAGCGTGTGAGAAGCAACATCGGAATGACCAGCTGCATGAGGTTGTCGCCGCCGTCCATCAGCGCCGACTGCCGCTGGTAGAGCGACCACAGAAATATGGCGTGCACCACCAGGACGGGACGGCCCCCGACACCCAGCGTGACGGCCAAAGCAGCGATCAATCCGATGTGGAACAACACCTCGAACACGACCGGCGAGTTGCTCCATGCGTAGACACTAAAACTTCCCGAGTCGTGCAACTCGTCGAGGAAGAGGTGGTAGGGCAGCAGTGTGTCGTTTCCGGGGCCGAAGAGGTAGCGTCGGTCCCCGTACTGGCTGACGTAGAACATGAGGCCGACGAACCCCAGTAACGCACGGGTTCCCGACACACCCAGGACCGCGGCAGGACGGCTGGCCCAGGTGTCGATCTTTTCTGATATTTTCACTGCAGATCAGCAGCCTTCTTCCATGGAAAGTCGTAGGCGTCGACCTTGTCGTGTGCGTGGGGGTTGTCCCTCTGCGACCAGGGCGGGAGAGACCGGACGTACATCCGGACCTGCACTTCTTGGAGACTACGACCGTCCGTGCACGCCTGATTCATTTGAGTCAGCGCGTACCGTGAGAGGTAGTTCACCGCTTGATTGCGCGTGCGCTTCTCGTAGGGCAGCAGCGGAATGGGATTCTTTCCCGACTTCTTCGCCTTCCCTTTTTCTTTCTGATCGCGGAGGCGCCTCAGGAGGTCGTCGGTCGAGTTGTACTGCTGGATTCCGTTGCTGACCACCCGTGACATCCGGGAGGGAAAGAACCTGTCGTTCTGGACCCTCTTGATGGATGGACCCGTCACGTCGTAGTACTTCGTGACCTCGCCGTCGCTGCAACGGCCCCGCGCGATGATCCCCTGGTCGACCATCACCGGATCCGGGGCGAAGAGCATCCAGTTCTGCGAGAAGTACGGCTGGAGGTAGGCGTTCAGGAGCGGCGCCAATTGCACCTTGGCAGGACTCAGCGGCGTCTGGGAGAAGGCCGCGATGGAGAAGTGGGCGCCCAAGAGGGCGGCACCGGCAAGCAGTACCGCCCTCTGGACGCGACGAGTCGCCGTCACCTATCGAACGCGGTCGCGCTGGAGACACTGCTGGAGATCCTGGCCGGCGCGCGGAACACTCCGCCGAGGCTCAGGTTGTCCGTCAGCGCTCCCACCGCGTGGGCCACGGAAGGGCAAGCGGCCCTGGCGTGCACGGCAGCCCGGGCGGCCGCCCGGCCGACCGCGCTCGCGGCCGCCTTGGGCGCAACGGCCTCGCCCTTGCTGACGGCCACCTTCTCGTTCACCGGCGCCACAGGCGTGGCCTGGGCCGAGCCCTGCATGGTCAGTGCAAGGCATGTACCCGCGACAGCGGCACCGATGACGGCACCGACAGTTCGCTTCTGCATTGTTCCCCATTTCGTTTTTCGGTCATTCCCCACAGCCCCCACGGTTCCCGGATCCCGTCGGCGCCTCCGGATGAGGCGCCACTGATCACCGGGGATGTCCCCCGCGTTCAGGGCTGGAGTCAGCTGCACTGCAACCGTTCGGAGCAAACAAATCCCAACATCTAGAAAGTCAGGACCTTTGGTCGCGTTCGCTCCTGACGGTTAACTTATCGTGCTCATGATCATGGGACAAGTGACTTTTATGAGACTCCTGTGACTGAAAAGTGACACCTGAACCGGTCATTTATGGGATGACTCAGATGAAACGAACGAACCCGTCAGACACCGCACCTTGCCGAGCGATGTCGTTTAGTGTTTGCTTTGTCGCGCATTGGGCGAGCCGTGCGGTAGGCCTGCGTCGGTCGACCCTGGAGGTGGCGCTTGCCGACGAAGGGGGAAAAGCCGGTGATGAAGGCGGACGTCGCAATCGTGGGGACGGGCCCGAACGGACTGGCGGCTGCAGTCGTCATGGCACGCGCCGGATTGCATGTGCAACTTTTCGAAGGTCACCATGAGATCGGTGGCGGCCTGCGCACCACGTCACTGTTCGACGCTGACATCACGCACGACGTATGCGCGGCCGTCCACCCCATGGCAGCTGCGTCGCGGTTCTTCCGAGAGTTCGATCTGGCCGCGCGCGGGGTGCGCCTACGTCTACCTGAGATCAGCTACGCCCACCCACTGCCCGACGGCACAGCTGCCCTGGCTCACCACGACCTGGAGGCAACCTGCGCTCGGCTGGGGACGGACGGCGAACCCTGGCGACGCATGATGACTCCACTGCTGGAGCGCAGTTCCGACGTAGTCGACCTCGCCCTTTCCCACCAGCGCGCCATTCCGCAGGACCTGCTCGTCGCAGTCAGGTTCGCTGCGCGGACTCTCACGCTCGGCACCCGGCTGGGAGGGCGCACTCTGACAACCGAAGCCGGCAAGGCCCTGCTCACCGGTGTCGCGGCCCACGCCGTGGGACGACTGCCGAGTCTTGCCTCGGGCGCGATCGCACTCCTGCTGGGGCACCTCGCCCACGGTAGCGGCTGGCCCCTTCCAGAAGGCGGCAGCAGCCGCATCGCCGAGGTCTTGGCCGCAGATATCGCCGCGCATGGCGGCACGTTCCATACCGGATGCAAAATCGATGATTTGAGGCAACTGCAGGGATCGAAGGTGGTGCTGTTCGACACCGCCCCGAAAGGTCTCCTCCAAGCCGCCGGCGAGTTACTCCCTGCCCGCTACGCTCGCCACCTCGCCCGCTTCCGCCACGGCCCCGGGGCCGCCAAGGTGGACTTCCTCGTCAACGCTCCCATCCCTTGGAAGGATCCTGACGTAGGTCGGGCAGGCACCGTGCACCTCGGCGGGACGCAGGCGCAGATACGTCACCAAGAAAGCCTCACCGCCGCAGGTGTCGCCGCACCAGTGCCCTTCGTCCTGGTGGTCGACCCTGCCGTGGCCGACCCCACTCGCGCTCGAGAGGGAAAGCGGCCGGTGTGGGCCTACGCCCACGTACCGAACGGGAGCTCCCGGGACCCCGTACCCATGGTGCAGGCACGTATCGAGCACTACGCGCCCGGCTTCGGAGA
Coding sequences within it:
- a CDS encoding 50S ribosomal protein L11 methyltransferase gives rise to the protein MTESLSPDTVMYRRPDVLLEIDTSNNCKVHVDGRTLSFGHAAVGLVDVLHRPLTVSEAVRRVRSRTGGQLDTRDVMTDLVGLVNAGILGTRPRPGFSPRPWPAGGYDSAYVHLRILNDRRRKGAFVAAVRETVRPGDVVLDLGSGSGILAVAAAQAGARKVYAVEPSGMIGLSEAVAEANGVAGRIEFIRDWSTRIELPEKASVLTTDLVGNEPLDMKIWETLTDARQRHLRDDARMVPASFRSTARFYRVPGPYLSAHRGEPADVAAWNDWYGIDFAPLVDQDDRAWIGTYERPEVIRDWPTASDEVEVYECDLATDVKPFEVVTAPVDVEAGANAVVLSYRARLGASTEFDADPRKGGADSHWYTAVWLAGRAAEPVGPRARIEYRYRGDGSSGLQVRRAGRREQ
- a CDS encoding aminoglycoside phosphotransferase family protein gives rise to the protein MPYPPPYPVEHLLRRRMHGMVLPGFERISEPSVPRATTDIHEAAALAVAGLGGGSHGSSVVSCTPCVSRGVSAIVETDTGMRLFVKALGPGGFGYENEAVVLGLLGDARKSGVPVPAPELLFWDPVRHVLATTEAGHSASLDVVLRAADARSAATASSLVGGALATVHAARIDVGPLAAEGRVRPFPLDDLADLTPSELSSGVGVDFDEFVACVQSVSAELGRLREERFEPVLVHGDLRAPNILVAENGCATADGATFVDWELAGAGDAAADVGTVLAESLATDLAVHGDIRTAGAWNRIFLAAYQGRSPMDEESVLRSVRHCGTQLIRTTLSRLEHQGTLGRAGRLQLILGSAILRDPARSKGVAW
- the tvaA gene encoding thioviridamide family RiPP peptide, which gives rise to MTEKTQITDVQAFEDLVAKVQEMDGAAEASSTVAALAGLDAAELQTFLEEKSGISPDEEAQGSVMAAAASVALHC
- a CDS encoding phosphotransferase, whose amino-acid sequence is MTAVPDTTALRWHRDQVYVVRTLPGADGFRACLKDLGRQPAEYQWMHLRTSAAPAASRAGIDRLARILPPLGVDVRLPSRSFDLSLWGGLPRSGLLFDVLFGNEMPGMPTLTAMSARLGRALARLHQTRAGTGDVPGLPGPAWARPWGDHDAYARHTDVIRAGLSAGLPVERASWTRRSSLVHGRPGAGDIVPGEPCTVLGWEEAGVGNPVADLGCLLGDYAEAVAVAPDERAGLLREAIGALTDAYRAAHPAPADAPGGDEVMGWLVERVAHHLALSAVFRGDEASAYKLAKRVQGVLPSVKGAVDG
- a CDS encoding T3SS effector HopA1 family protein, whose amino-acid sequence is MVTDAGHGAFRDRLRLIYDEVRIDDGTIVHSRLGRLRESPDMEAKGAPLLSHLWRLIYLCYHAGDERASRLLVDGSRATTPIHGWEEPEAVARMEAAHASRWTLSRGWTVVDRGAVIRATRSGVHLLCRPQEVDGDQADGDGQVALRMPATQRYTLSGWLVLHGELGSGRPDHVFVRHYLSLHDVGSAARAIRTLSAKLNQARVRHHIKVANNAMSLRRRDAFILYSEEPSAPLVEPVVRDVVESGLVDASYTMPLFAEQVLPGWSTAVESRHQDPSLSYGQACARATSLGVIEAGERGARTFADWYAAVSEQFEASGIGPSPSPSPSHRPGGAP
- a CDS encoding flavoprotein yields the protein MAEYDAAAQGLARLTLTMCLSGSVSSVAGPHMAAWLSSAGVGRLHVALTPSAQQFVTTNSLRPFVNGSVLTDESSWSAGGAPAGGASAGGAPHVRIAAESDAVVVAPATAATLGKLANGICDNIVTQIVMAAECPVILAPVMNPAMLAKPAVRRNLDVLRADGFVVAEPGQGVNATNGRWEAGSMADFRSVFAVALKSAAERKSASD
- a CDS encoding HTTM domain-containing protein, which translates into the protein MKISEKIDTWASRPAAVLGVSGTRALLGFVGLMFYVSQYGDRRYLFGPGNDTLLPYHLFLDELHDSGSFSVYAWSNSPVVFEVLFHIGLIAALAVTLGVGGRPVLVVHAIFLWSLYQRQSALMDGGDNLMQLVIPMLLLTRCYDHFSLRSPLGQRVLQRVPKALRAAGVPLHNLGVTAIAVQMCLVYMVSGLYKVQGQAWQDGTALFYIMRVPEFELPGVSQFVYNNDLLVYLGTYATVLFLVYFPMGVLVRSLRPWAAAASIGFHVSIGLFMGLTGFALTMIACDLVFLSPELSRALQAARKLSARGKEKAAVDGTGSTAPQNREPVAAASAD
- a CDS encoding NAD(P)/FAD-dependent oxidoreductase, coding for MPTKGEKPVMKADVAIVGTGPNGLAAAVVMARAGLHVQLFEGHHEIGGGLRTTSLFDADITHDVCAAVHPMAAASRFFREFDLAARGVRLRLPEISYAHPLPDGTAALAHHDLEATCARLGTDGEPWRRMMTPLLERSSDVVDLALSHQRAIPQDLLVAVRFAARTLTLGTRLGGRTLTTEAGKALLTGVAAHAVGRLPSLASGAIALLLGHLAHGSGWPLPEGGSSRIAEVLAADIAAHGGTFHTGCKIDDLRQLQGSKVVLFDTAPKGLLQAAGELLPARYARHLARFRHGPGAAKVDFLVNAPIPWKDPDVGRAGTVHLGGTQAQIRHQESLTAAGVAAPVPFVLVVDPAVADPTRAREGKRPVWAYAHVPNGSSRDPVPMVQARIEHYAPGFGDTVIASRGISARDYETYNPNYVGGDINGGAVSLKQSVLGPAPRVNPYRTPLRGVYLCSASAPPGPGVHGMSGYLAARSALRHEFGIHTTPSLAPNETARTGP
- a CDS encoding AfsR/SARP family transcriptional regulator, whose product is MLTLDAEGGQIEMTPRQATVLAMLASCLGQSLTRDRLIHGIWGDDPPLTAVNSVQVTISGLRRQLRQAGPGEFVLTARQGYALSTSTVTTDLLVMDAYRAIAADARSVGRDAAAIEALRRAIDLWRDDPMPDIRAPFADEFRLKAVERHIETLTEWIDANIRCGRSAIVIERIRDSLSRFPWHQGLYARLMACLHNSGRTQDALDLYRQLRSALSHSFGTEPSPLVARLHQAILRNDYPVELA
- a CDS encoding DUF5819 family protein translates to MTATRRVQRAVLLAGAALLGAHFSIAAFSQTPLSPAKVQLAPLLNAYLQPYFSQNWMLFAPDPVMVDQGIIARGRCSDGEVTKYYDVTGPSIKRVQNDRFFPSRMSRVVSNGIQQYNSTDDLLRRLRDQKEKGKAKKSGKNPIPLLPYEKRTRNQAVNYLSRYALTQMNQACTDGRSLQEVQVRMYVRSLPPWSQRDNPHAHDKVDAYDFPWKKAADLQ
- a CDS encoding serine hydrolase domain-containing protein, with product MTGGHDPDAYVELGSFTKVLTGTVLAVLAEKRVVSLDDPVERWLSAPAGTGVTLRHLADHTSGLPRLPPDTGLFNPYRDFTQAKLEQSVGRLDGLVTASPGEREEYSNFGYAVLGAALMSAAGQDYEALVGDHVLVPLGLPAAAVAARPPADQRLLASSWFGRPSKPWDLTGAILPAGGMWASTRTAARLLTGLVVDRTLGEPALTWRRVGELPLTYHNGATRKSRVFAGALPDGRWVVVHRLSGSVKDTDAEGIGELRASADKRG